CCGATACGCGTCCGGTTCGTACCAGACGATGGCGCATTCCTTCTCCGCCCGTCTCGATCCATCGTTCAACTTTCTCGTCCTCATCGGTGATAAATCCAAAGAGCCGCGCAAAACCTGGGATACGCCGTACTCCAAGCAGCTGCTTCAGGCATCGATGCAGATTGAGGATCCTGCAAAGCGTCAACTTGCGATTGATGCATTGCAGCGACAGTTTATTGAAGATGTGCCCGCCGTCGTCCTCTACAACTCGACACGGATAGCCGCCGTACGAACGAACGTCATCGGCTACAGAGGTTGGCCCGCCGACCAGCAGCGTCTGTGGAGTGTCGGCTTTAAATAACAACTCAGCTCGTATTTGAGCTGAGTTGTTTTATTCAATCATGCATCCTTCACGGCAGTTCTAACGCTGATTGACACAGCGATAGTTCTTCGCCTCATCCGAGCTACCTTTGCCGTTCCACCTCGCAACCTTGGGATAAGCGCACACAGGAATGGTGCGTTCGACCACTCCGTCCTTACGATGAGCGGCAATCATCTCCTCCGGGGAGGCACCCTGGCTGACCCAGCGGTCGAGGGCAATCAACATATCGTGTTCCGCATCTGGATGCGGCCACTTGGGTACACCGTCTGGATCATCGACGCCACGCGCGCCACCAGCCAGTTCATAGCCCTGGCCCCCATTGCAATGCGACATCCCCGGAACGATAAAGAGTCGCATGAAGTCCTGCACCTTGGAAGCGCCTCCCACCACGTGCTCTACCTTATCGTAGTAAGCAATTGCGTCTCCAGGAGGCCCAACCGGATCAACCCAGCCGTGATACATCATGAGCTTGCCGCCATGTGCTTTGAAGGCTCGCAGATCGCCGCTGCTGGCATTTACCTCCGCCATTCTGGCGTCTCCAGTCGTTACATCGTGGTCATAGTCGAAGGTATGCCAATCCCAGTCAGGATTGTTGAAGACCCAGTACTTCCAAACGTCGAGCCGCGATGGTTCCTTCGGTCCGGTGATGAAGTTTTTCCAGCCCGTATAGTCACCACCAGTAATCACCTCACTGCCCGGAGCATAGCCGGCGATGATCTGTTCGCCCGTCCGAGAATTGCGCGGTCCCGCATAGATCTTCTTCGTCGCCTCTACTTGCGTCGAGGTCAGGCACGCAGCCGTCTCTGGCCCTTTACACAGCAGCACCGCGGGATCGAACTTGCACGCGAGGGGATCTTCAAGGATGCCATCCTTGACACCATCTTTTGCATCGCATGCATCGATCGCCGCCTTGTGAATCAACGGCAGTTTGTCGTCCGGCAAAATCAGTTGGCCGTCAGGATGCACCGCAGCGAATCCCCAGAGAAAGCCAACGTTGAGGTGAACGCGATCGTTCCCGGCATCCCCTGCGAGAATGCCATCGTAGTCATCCGGAAAGCGCTGCGCCTCCTGCAGAGCCTGGTGTCCACCGGTGGAACATCCATTGAAATAGGAATGTACCGGCGGCGCCCCGTAATACTTGTTCAGGATCAGCTTTGCCGCTTCGGTCGTCACATGCACCGCGCGGTAGCCCCAGTCAGCTATCCTCTCCGGATGACCAATGGCAAACTTTACATCGCCACCTGTATGTCCTGTGTCTGTGCTGGTGGCCGCATATCCCAGGTTGACCGCATTTTCCAACGGTCCGTAGCTGATGCGTCCGTTATAGGCGCCATTGCCAACACCTTGCAGCCGATGGTTCCAGGCTGCGGCCACAGGCAGCCAAACCTCAAAGCCAATTGTTGACTCCGCCACCGGATGAATCACGCCCACCACGCGACAGAAGGCTGGTACCGCCGCAGGATAGATCTTGCGCTCTGAGGTCGACTTCTCGTATGAGGGAATAAAGGTACCCGCGGCGACTTCGACCGCCGATGTAATCGAAGTATTTGGAAGTTGCAACGAACCCAGTTCCCCACAGGTACTGCCAAAAGCGCGCAGTGGCGCAACTGCGGCAGCTCCTAGTAAAAATGCAGACAAACCAATTCGGCGATTCAAGTTCTTCATGATCGATATCCTTTGGGGTCAGATTGTCTGCTCGATTGCATAGAGAAATACTTTTATCGGTGAGCCAGCTCTCGCTCAATGGCTTGATTCACGAGGGGCTCCATCTTTTCGTACCCGGCGTGGTTGGGATGAAGACCATCGATCGTAAGGGACGTCTGCAATCGATCGTGCCCATCTGTCATCGCTGCGTAGTAATCGACATACTGGACGTGCCTCTCAGCCGCATGGCTCTTCAACCATGCATTCAGCCGAAGGATGTCTTCGGGATGACGATCCGTCGTCTGCGGACGGAGCGCATCGCTGACTGGCAGCACGGAGCAAAGAATGATGCGCTCATGGTTCGCTTCTGCGAGATCCACGATGGAGCTGATCGTCTGTTCGATGAAGGCGACCGTATCGGAAACCTTGAAAGCGACGAGATCATTGGTTCCGGCCAACAAGACGACTACCTTCGGCTTCAGGGCCAGAACATCGCTCCTATAACGAAGCAGCATCTGACCCGCATTTCCACCGTTGATACCACGATCAATATAGTTCGGCTTGTCCTGAAACAGGCTGGAGTACTTTGCATCCTGCCAGTGATTCGTAATGGAGTCACCCAGAAAAACCACTCGGGGCAATGTGATGGGCAATGCGGCTAGCCGCTTATTCTCTGCTTCGTAGACTCCAAGCCGAGCCCAGTCTTCAAGAGGCGGATGGATATTAGTATGCGTCAAGGGTGCAGCCGATGACACAGTGGCTGGCGTCGTCTGAGAAATCCCTGCGGAAGCCAGAAAGAAAGTAAAGAGCAGAGCGGACAATTTCATCTTTCGTCTCCTGGTCGTGATATCTAGGCGTGCACTGGCTCCAGTTCGAGCAGTTGTCGTAGAACATACGGCAGCAGTCCACCGTGTCGAAGATATTCAACTTCCATCGCAGTCTGCGCGCGCAGCAGAAGTCCGATCTCTTCGACGGCACCCGTTTGACGGTGAATACGCAACGTAACAACCTGCGAGGGCATCAAGTCCTGACTAAGACCCAAAAGGTCGAAGCTCTCCGTGCCATCGAGCCTCAGCGAGTCCCGCTTCCTACCATCGAGAAACTGCAGCGGAAGCACTCCCATGCCGATCAGATTCGACCGGTGTATGCGTTCGAAGCTCTCCGCTATCACAGCACGAACTCCCAGCAGAGCCGGTCCTTTGGCGGCCCAGTCCCGACTCGAGCCACCCCCATAGTCACTTCCGGCAATGATGAGAAGCGGCGTCTGTCGCTCACGATAGCGCAGGGCCGCCTCGTAGACGGAGAGTACGTCACCTTCGGGTTGCAAAAGTGTTTGCGGAATAGAACTTTTGTTTGAAGGTAAGAGCTCGTTGCGCAATCGAGGATTACTGAACAGTCCACGCAGCATTACCTCGTGGTTTCCACGACGCGTTGAATACTGATTGAAGTCTGTAGGAGCAACGCCGCAAGCAGCCAGGTAAACTCCCGCAAGGCTATGCTGCGGGATTGCGCCTGCTGGCGAGACATGGTCTGTCGTAATCGAGTCACCCAACAACAGCAGAAGTCTGGCTCCATAGATATTGCTCCGCGGAACAGGAGAGTTTGCCACGTCATCGAAGTAAGTCGGTTGTCGAAGATAGGTAGACTGCTCTCGCCACTTGTAGGTTTGGCCTTCATCGCTAAGAATCTTCTGCCATGCCTCGGGCCCCGCGAAAACAGTGCCTGAGCGACCGCGAAAGACGGAGGGTGTAACAAACTCAGCAAACACCTCTTCTATCTCCTCATCCGTTGGCCAGATATCCGCAAGATAAACAGGAACGCCAACCGTAGTGATACTCAGGGGCTCGGTGGCAAGATTGATGAGTACCGAACCGGCAAGCGCATATGCGACCACAAGCGCCGGAGAACCCAGGTATGCCGCACGCACGGAGGGGTTAATCCTGTCTTCAAAGTTACGATTGCCCGAAAGCACAGCAGTCCCCACGAGTTCGTCCCGCTGCGCCAGCAGAGCCAGTTCGTCGTCAATCTGACCGGAGTTGCCGATGCAGGTCATGCATCCGTAGCCGACCAACTGAAAGCCAAGCTCGTCGAGAGGTGCCTGAAGCCCGGCGGCAAGAAGGTAGTCAGACACGACATGAGAGCCGGGAGACAGTGAGGTCTTCACCCAGGGAGGCACGCTAAGCCCGTTGCGCCGCGCGTTACGCGCCAACAAACCAGCCCCAATCATCAGTGCGGGGTTCGATGTGTTCGTGCAGGAGGTGATGGACGCGATGAGTACCGCACCATCCTGGACAGAATAGGGCTGTCCCGGAACCACGATGGAACGCGGCTGTTTCACCTCAATCGGCGCCGCGGCAAGCATGGAAAGGAAGCTATCTCGTACCTGCGAGAGAGCAACGCGGTCCTGCGGCCTCTTCGGTCCCGCCAGACTTGGCTCTACTGTAGCAAGATCAAATTCGACCACTTCGGTAAACATCGGTACATGGTCGGGAGTATGCCAAAGCCCCTGCACCTTCGCGTAGTCCTCAACGATCTCAACGTGATGGGCGCTCTTGCCAATCAGTCGCAGATACTCCAGGGTACGTTCGTCGATCGGAAACAAGGAGGATGTAGCACCATACTCTGGAGCCATATTCGATACTGTAGCGCGGTCTGCAACATTCAGAGAGGTGATGCCGGGACCAAAGAATTCAACAATTTTTTCGATAACCTGGACGCCTCGCAATACCTCGGTCAACGTAAGGGCCAGGTCCGTGGCGTTCACTCCGGCCCGCAGGCGATTGACCAGTCGAATACCGACGACCTCTGGTACGCGCAGCGCGATGGGCTGACCAAGCGCAGCGGCCTCTCCCTCGATTCCGCCGACACCCCATGCGAGGATCCCGAGCGCATTGATCATCGGGGTATGGCTGTCGGTCCCTACAAGCGTATCGGGAACTAGCATGGGCGGGCCGGAAAGTTGTGGCACAACACGCACCACCTCGCTCAAGTGCTCCAGGTTCACCTGATGCAGTATCCCCGTGGCCGGCGGCACCACACGAAAGTTAGCCAGGCTTTGCTGTGCCCAGCGGATAAAAGAGTAGCGTTCGGCGTTTCGCTCAAAGTCTCGATCAAGATTGAAGAGGAATGCGTCCGCCGATCCTGCGCGGTCCACCATGACCGAATGATCAATCACAAGATCGACTGGAATCTGAGGGTTAACGATCGCCGGATCTCCGCCACGCTGGACGACAGCGTCTCGCAACGCCGCGATGTCCACCAGCGCTGGCACACACGTCGTATCGTGCATCAATACACGAGCCGGATAAAATTCGATCTCGGCATGCGTGCGTCCGCCACCCGCGAGCCAGGACTGAAAAGCGTTGAGCGAGCCAGGTGACCGGCGGGCAGCATTCTCGGCCAGAATCTTCAAGGAACAAGGCAAGCGGCGAAAATTCTCGTCGCCCCATCCTGCCGAGACAAGAACGTACTCCACATTCGCAATGAGCAGCTTCGTTGTTCGTGCGTAAGTTGTGTCATTCAGCCGCTCTTTCATTGGGGCGTCTTACCGCCACGCAGCTCGTAGCTCATCCGGTTTATGTCACATCTAAGCATTGGATTATTCGTATTTTATACCAATAAAAAACAAATAGTACAAAGTACAATCATCGTGGTTTGGATTCATACCGTTACTAGGTCGCCTGACACGGTAGCCGATCCAGGATTTCGCATCTACTGCAGGAAAAGAAGGTTCGGAATTGAAGCGTAAGCAGAGCCGTTCAGAAACGGAATCATCCGCGTTGCCAACGCAACTCGCCTCACAGATCGTAGAGTTGCTCCGCACTACGAAAAGGAAGGCCGAAGAGCATCTGGCGGAACAGGAGTTCGCAGATGCGTTTAGGGTCTCCAGGACTCCGGTGCGGGAGGCGTTCCGACTACTCGAAGAGATGAACGTTCTGGAGAAGCGGCCGAATCGAGGTTATTTTCTGCTGCGCGACGCTGATGCGTTTGAACATCAGCATCTGCAGGCGGGAGAAACAGACGATAGGGTGTACTTCGACATTGCGGCCGACCGTCTTTCGGGAGCGCTGCCTGAACGTTTCACTGAGAACCAGCTCATGCGCCACTACGACGTAAGTCGCAGCCGGCTGGTCAAATACCTCCTGCGCATGCAGCACGAGGGCTGGCTCGAGAGGCTTCCGGGCCACGGCTGGGAGTTTCAACCCACTCTAAGTTCGCCTGAAGTGTACGAGCAAAGCTTCCGCTTCCGACTGCTCATCGAACCGGTCGCTCTGCTTGAGCCCGGTTATACATTGAGTACCGATGCAATCGCGGATCTCCGCAATCAACAGCAGGCGATGCTAGACGGCGGAATCTTCAGCTATAGCCGCAGCCATACTTTCCAGATCGGCGCTGCGTTTCACGAAACACTTGTAGCGGGAGCTCAGAATCCCTTCCTTCTGGAATCCATTCGGCGCGTGAATCGTTTGCGTCGCCTGATGGAATACCGCCTTACCGCCGGACGCTCGCGCATGATTCAACAGTGCAAGGAGCACCTTGCTCTGCTTGACTTGGTTGAGAGTGGAGACTTACAGGCGGCCTCCGCCTTCTTACAGAAGCACCTTGAGGGTGCGCGGACACAGAAGATAGGGCTGGCACAAAAGGCTGGATCAGCGCTAACAAGAGTTACTTCTAAAGACCTCTAACCTACGCCTGGCGCAGTGCCGTTAGGTCATTTTTTCTGCGATTACTCCGTCCAATCATCAATACGATCACACCGCTCAGCGCAAGGAATCCACCCAGAAATACCAGCGTCAACGCATAATTGCCCGTAGCACCGCGCACCCACCCGGTCATGTAGGGACCGAAAAAGCCTCCCAGGTTGCCAACCGAGTTGATCAGCGCAAATCCAGCGGCAGCCGATGCACCTGAGAGAGTCGCAGCTGGCATCGTCCAAAAGATCGTGTTGGAGCACCAGATACCAGTCGCGGCAATGCAAAGTCCAGCCATGGCGAGGAACGCATTTCCCGAATACGCCGCGAGAATGAAACCAGCCGCTCCAAAGAACGCTGGAAATGCAATGTGGCGCGGCCGTTCCCCTGTCCGGTCCGACCTGCGGCCCACGTAAATGCTGCCGACTGCCGCGCAAAGATATGGAATGGCAGACACGAAGCCCGTCTGTAGAGTTGTCAGATGGCCGATTGATTTCACAATCTGCGGCAGCCAAAGTGCAATCCCGTAAAAGGACAACAAGACACAAAACTTCGAGGCTGCAAACGCCAGCGTCGGCCCATGCAGAAAGACCGCACTTGCTGTTGCTGGAGACACACACTCGCGCTCTTTCGATTCAGAGCGCAGGATCGATGCGAGCCAGGCGCGCTCGTCAGGGGCCAGCCACTTCGCCTCTTCCGGTCGATCCGTCAACCACCAGATTGCAAGAATGCCCAACACCATTGAGGGCAATCCTTCCAAGAAAAAAAGCCATCGCCACGCCGCGAAACCTAGCATATTGCCGAAGGAAAGCAACGTCGTTGAAAGCGGCGCACCAAAGATAATCGCGATCGGATTGCCAATCATGAAGATCGTGATGGCCGCAGCACGTTCCCTGGCTGGAAACCAACGCACCAGGTAAAGCATGATGCCGGGGAAAAACCCGGCCTCTGCCGCACCTAACAATAGTCGTCCAGCGTAAAGCGAGTGCTTATCAAAAATAAACGCGTTTGCCGCAGCAATGATCCCCCAGGTAATCATGATGCGCGACAACCAAATCCGCGCACCCACCCTTTGCAGGATCAGGTTGCTTGGCACCTCAAGTCCTGTATAGGCCACAAAAAGAATGCCCGCCGCAAAACCATAGATCTGTGGAGTCAGATGCAGATCGTGATTCATCTGCAGTGCGGCAAAGCTGATATTTACGCGGTCCAGAAAGTTCGCGCAGAACATGGCGATCATGAATGGAATGAGATGAGCACTCACCTTTTTCATCGTGCGTTGCCGTAGTTGCTCTTCTTTGGTCGAGATCGGGATCCGGGCAGGCTCACTTCTAATTTCAGCTAGGTTGATCGACATCAGTGCGGGCGCTCCAATTCTGAAAGCAGCGATAGTACGGGTGTAACGGGACCAAAAGACTTGTGCGGATACTAGGGCTGCACTCATGGCCTTGTCAATAAATTGTATTTTGATGTACTAATAATCAAAACGGTCTGAATACAAGGCGCTATCTCTGAGGTGCACACGGTCCCTCTCCAAACTTCATTCCAGTCACTTGCTTGAGAGGAATTTGATGAAGATGCGAAGCATTCCAACCGCCGACCTTATCGATGACTATAGCGACCTTTGCGCTTCCTGTGACGTGCAGTTTTTGCAATTTGGCCGACGTTCATCCTTCCACGGCCGGATCCGCACGGTTAAATGCTATGACGACAATGTACTGGTACGCCGTGCCCTCGAAGCCCAATCGGACGGTGAAGTTCTGGTCGTCGACGGTGCAGGCTTTCTAGGCTCAGCTTTGGTAGGTGATCAGATTGCGTCTCTTGCGATCAGCAATGGCTGGGCAGGCATTGTGATCTTCGGTGCTCTGCGCGACTCAGTTGCACTGAGGGAGATGGAAATCAGCATCAAGGCGCTCGGCAACAACCCCAGGAAGAGTGGGAAGAATGGAATAGGCGAATCTGATGTGGCCGTTCGGTTTGGTAACGTCGTCTTTCGCCCTGGGGATTGGATCTATAGCGATGAGGATGGCATCCTCGTCTCCCAGGAGAACCTGCTGCAAAAGAAGAATGCATAACCACATCGGGCGCCAATCTAATGACATAGCGTGGATGACGATTGGAGGCACATGCTGACGGACCAAACGAGTCGCCCTGATCGTCGAACTGCTGCAAAGAGCAAGTCGCAGCCGCAGAACCGCTCACTTCTTCTCGCCGTCCATCTTTGGCTTGGCTTGAGTCTCGGGGCTCTGCTGGTCTTAATTGGTCTGTCCGGTAGCGCGCTGATCTTTCGTTATGAACTCGAAAGGCTCATCTTCCCTTCCCTCACCCACACTTCATCACACACACCAGCAACAGATCCAACCGCAAATCTTGACCTTTGCGTGAGCACAGCCCAGGCCGTCAATCCACTCAAGACCGTACGCAGCGTACGCCTGCCCGTCCATCCCGATGGAACCCTGGAGTGGCTCACGATCCCAATGGGCTCAACAACCAAAGAAGAAGCAACGACCGTATACACCGATCCGCAAACTTGTTCCGTCCTCGGCACAAGAGGTCCGCGTAAAGATGTGATGAGCTTTGTAGTGAACTTCCATCACGCTCTGTTCCTTGGCAAGAACGGCGCATACCTGCAGACCTGTGTAGCCTTTGTGGCCATTTTCATGGCGTGCAGCGGGCTGATTCTGTGGTGGCCGAAGCGTTGGACCTCGTCTCGATTTCGCCCCCGCGCCAATGCCCGTCCTTTACACTATGCTATTGGATTCTGGGCAATGTGGCCGCTCCTGGTCATCGCTTCAACGGGTTGTTATATGGCGTGGCGCTCCACCATCAACAAGGCGCTTCTTCCAGAAACAATACCGCAAGCCTCTTCCGCCATCAAACCGCTTTTAGGCAAGGCCGCAATGACACGGTCAGATGCGGAAATTAAGGCGAAGAAACAACCTTATCCGCTCTCGTTGAACGCCATCGTTGCTACTGCCCATGCAGCGGAGCCTGATGCGGAATGGCGGATTCTTACCCTCCCCCAAAAAGCCAAAGAACCCGTAACCATCACCTATCAACTTCCCGGCGAATATGGCCGCAGCGGGAACAA
This genomic stretch from Terriglobus saanensis SP1PR4 harbors:
- a CDS encoding tannase/feruloyl esterase family alpha/beta hydrolase; the protein is MKNLNRRIGLSAFLLGAAAVAPLRAFGSTCGELGSLQLPNTSITSAVEVAAGTFIPSYEKSTSERKIYPAAVPAFCRVVGVIHPVAESTIGFEVWLPVAAAWNHRLQGVGNGAYNGRISYGPLENAVNLGYAATSTDTGHTGGDVKFAIGHPERIADWGYRAVHVTTEAAKLILNKYYGAPPVHSYFNGCSTGGHQALQEAQRFPDDYDGILAGDAGNDRVHLNVGFLWGFAAVHPDGQLILPDDKLPLIHKAAIDACDAKDGVKDGILEDPLACKFDPAVLLCKGPETAACLTSTQVEATKKIYAGPRNSRTGEQIIAGYAPGSEVITGGDYTGWKNFITGPKEPSRLDVWKYWVFNNPDWDWHTFDYDHDVTTGDARMAEVNASSGDLRAFKAHGGKLMMYHGWVDPVGPPGDAIAYYDKVEHVVGGASKVQDFMRLFIVPGMSHCNGGQGYELAGGARGVDDPDGVPKWPHPDAEHDMLIALDRWVSQGASPEEMIAAHRKDGVVERTIPVCAYPKVARWNGKGSSDEAKNYRCVNQR
- a CDS encoding GDSL-type esterase/lipase family protein; the encoded protein is MKLSALLFTFFLASAGISQTTPATVSSAAPLTHTNIHPPLEDWARLGVYEAENKRLAALPITLPRVVFLGDSITNHWQDAKYSSLFQDKPNYIDRGINGGNAGQMLLRYRSDVLALKPKVVVLLAGTNDLVAFKVSDTVAFIEQTISSIVDLAEANHERIILCSVLPVSDALRPQTTDRHPEDILRLNAWLKSHAAERHVQYVDYYAAMTDGHDRLQTSLTIDGLHPNHAGYEKMEPLVNQAIERELAHR
- the acnA gene encoding aconitate hydratase AcnA, with the translated sequence MKERLNDTTYARTTKLLIANVEYVLVSAGWGDENFRRLPCSLKILAENAARRSPGSLNAFQSWLAGGGRTHAEIEFYPARVLMHDTTCVPALVDIAALRDAVVQRGGDPAIVNPQIPVDLVIDHSVMVDRAGSADAFLFNLDRDFERNAERYSFIRWAQQSLANFRVVPPATGILHQVNLEHLSEVVRVVPQLSGPPMLVPDTLVGTDSHTPMINALGILAWGVGGIEGEAAALGQPIALRVPEVVGIRLVNRLRAGVNATDLALTLTEVLRGVQVIEKIVEFFGPGITSLNVADRATVSNMAPEYGATSSLFPIDERTLEYLRLIGKSAHHVEIVEDYAKVQGLWHTPDHVPMFTEVVEFDLATVEPSLAGPKRPQDRVALSQVRDSFLSMLAAAPIEVKQPRSIVVPGQPYSVQDGAVLIASITSCTNTSNPALMIGAGLLARNARRNGLSVPPWVKTSLSPGSHVVSDYLLAAGLQAPLDELGFQLVGYGCMTCIGNSGQIDDELALLAQRDELVGTAVLSGNRNFEDRINPSVRAAYLGSPALVVAYALAGSVLINLATEPLSITTVGVPVYLADIWPTDEEIEEVFAEFVTPSVFRGRSGTVFAGPEAWQKILSDEGQTYKWREQSTYLRQPTYFDDVANSPVPRSNIYGARLLLLLGDSITTDHVSPAGAIPQHSLAGVYLAACGVAPTDFNQYSTRRGNHEVMLRGLFSNPRLRNELLPSNKSSIPQTLLQPEGDVLSVYEAALRYRERQTPLLIIAGSDYGGGSSRDWAAKGPALLGVRAVIAESFERIHRSNLIGMGVLPLQFLDGRKRDSLRLDGTESFDLLGLSQDLMPSQVVTLRIHRQTGAVEEIGLLLRAQTAMEVEYLRHGGLLPYVLRQLLELEPVHA
- a CDS encoding GntR family transcriptional regulator; protein product: MPTQLASQIVELLRTTKRKAEEHLAEQEFADAFRVSRTPVREAFRLLEEMNVLEKRPNRGYFLLRDADAFEHQHLQAGETDDRVYFDIAADRLSGALPERFTENQLMRHYDVSRSRLVKYLLRMQHEGWLERLPGHGWEFQPTLSSPEVYEQSFRFRLLIEPVALLEPGYTLSTDAIADLRNQQQAMLDGGIFSYSRSHTFQIGAAFHETLVAGAQNPFLLESIRRVNRLRRLMEYRLTAGRSRMIQQCKEHLALLDLVESGDLQAASAFLQKHLEGARTQKIGLAQKAGSALTRVTSKDL
- a CDS encoding MFS transporter — its product is MSAHLIPFMIAMFCANFLDRVNISFAALQMNHDLHLTPQIYGFAAGILFVAYTGLEVPSNLILQRVGARIWLSRIMITWGIIAAANAFIFDKHSLYAGRLLLGAAEAGFFPGIMLYLVRWFPARERAAAITIFMIGNPIAIIFGAPLSTTLLSFGNMLGFAAWRWLFFLEGLPSMVLGILAIWWLTDRPEEAKWLAPDERAWLASILRSESKERECVSPATASAVFLHGPTLAFAASKFCVLLSFYGIALWLPQIVKSIGHLTTLQTGFVSAIPYLCAAVGSIYVGRRSDRTGERPRHIAFPAFFGAAGFILAAYSGNAFLAMAGLCIAATGIWCSNTIFWTMPAATLSGASAAAGFALINSVGNLGGFFGPYMTGWVRGATGNYALTLVFLGGFLALSGVIVLMIGRSNRRKNDLTALRQA
- the rraA gene encoding ribonuclease E activity regulator RraA; the protein is MKMRSIPTADLIDDYSDLCASCDVQFLQFGRRSSFHGRIRTVKCYDDNVLVRRALEAQSDGEVLVVDGAGFLGSALVGDQIASLAISNGWAGIVIFGALRDSVALREMEISIKALGNNPRKSGKNGIGESDVAVRFGNVVFRPGDWIYSDEDGILVSQENLLQKKNA
- a CDS encoding PepSY-associated TM helix domain-containing protein, which translates into the protein MLTDQTSRPDRRTAAKSKSQPQNRSLLLAVHLWLGLSLGALLVLIGLSGSALIFRYELERLIFPSLTHTSSHTPATDPTANLDLCVSTAQAVNPLKTVRSVRLPVHPDGTLEWLTIPMGSTTKEEATTVYTDPQTCSVLGTRGPRKDVMSFVVNFHHALFLGKNGAYLQTCVAFVAIFMACSGLILWWPKRWTSSRFRPRANARPLHYAIGFWAMWPLLVIASTGCYMAWRSTINKALLPETIPQASSAIKPLLGKAAMTRSDAEIKAKKQPYPLSLNAIVATAHAAEPDAEWRILTLPQKAKEPVTITYQLPGEYGRSGNNQIQIKQTDDGTVHVVKVSELKSGPAMKRFLTGLMQIHYGEFAGVASRLVWCATGLMPAVLFCSGFLMWRRRIRVRLIAEKALLGRSR